From Juglans regia cultivar Chandler chromosome 6, Walnut 2.0, whole genome shotgun sequence, the proteins below share one genomic window:
- the LOC109013384 gene encoding integrator complex subunit 6 homolog, whose translation MGSCISKCRPKKHPQEEFSHVQDKRVISQAPKTPSTPHSNKVSPSPLSPTSSTSSVSSLTSTTSSSLSSSASSVLSSKDRSFSNEFLWSCVKENPHVVRINSIKENSALHSKVHIQKTDLAAKTIPAPLMKHPQKAAASIPQKRVRSSSPKPLTRQKSFRRDPEWPNHAYSTPSRTLKSPSPSRRYNNGDRYGPVLIQAPLECHSKHMVGSKPNTVSSVQSSVRKENLRPTSPNINSSRLRPCLRNRETCIQRIGSKIDEIAVGKALSDFDIDSIPMEDIDNPLISLDCFIFV comes from the coding sequence ATGGGTTCTTGCATCAGCAAGTGCAGACCCAAGAAACATCCCCAGGAAGAATTTAGCCATGTCCAAGACAAGCGTGTTATCTCTCAAGCCCCTAAAACTCCAAGTACTCCTCACTCAAACAAAGTTTCTCCTTCTCCTCTTTCCCCtacttcttcaacttcttctgtTTCTTCCCTCACTTCCACGACCTCAAGCTCATTGTCATCAAGTGCATCTTCGGTCTTGAGCTCGAAAGATCGATCATTCTCCAATGAGTTCTTGTGGTCATGTGTTAAGGAGAATCCACATGTTGTCCGTATCAATTCTATCAAGGAAAATTCTGCTTTGCACAGTAAGGTTCATATCCAAAAGACAGACTTAGCGGCTAAAACAATTCCTGCACCACTGATGAAACACCCACAAAAAGCTGCAGCCTCGATACCACAGAAGAGAGTCCGGTCAAGCTCTCCAAAACCCCTGACAAGACAGAAGAGTTTTCGGAGGGATCCCGAGTGGCCTAATCATGCATATTCTACACCAAGCAGAACACTGAAGTCACCATCTCCAAGCCGGAGGTATAATAATGGTGATAGATATGGGCCAGTTTTGATACAGGCACCACTAGAATGTCATTCAAAGCATATGGTTGGCTCGAAGCCTAACACAGTGAGCTCTGTACAATCATCTGTGAGGAAGGAAAATTTGAGGCCGACAAGTCCAAACATCAACTCAAGTCGTCTACGCCCTTGTTTGAGGAATAGGGAGACATGCATACAGAGAATTGGTTCAAAAATCGATGAAATCGCTGTTGGAAAAGCATTGTCGGATTTTGACATCGACTCGATTCCCATGGAGGACATTGACAACCCTCTCATCTCCTTGGATTGTTTTATCTTTGTGTAG